A genomic window from Sanguibacter antarcticus includes:
- a CDS encoding sulfite exporter TauE/SafE family protein: MDGTGVAVGGLDLGATTLVALVVAGFAAGWIDAVVGGGGLVQLPALLLVPGITPIQALATNKLASIMGTSVSAATYYRRVGPDLRTAGPMALVACAGAFGGAALASQIPADLFTPIILTVLVGVAAYTWFRPSVGKSSELRWEGNGHRWAAAGIGLVIGVYDGLLGPGTGTFLVIALVSILGYAFLQASALAKITNLATNAGALIFFVPHGSVIWALGLCIGVANFCGAYLGARMAVAKGSGFVRVVFLVVVSALILRLAWQLVVR; this comes from the coding sequence GTGGACGGTACAGGTGTAGCGGTCGGAGGGCTTGATCTCGGTGCGACGACGCTCGTCGCGCTCGTGGTGGCGGGCTTCGCTGCGGGCTGGATCGACGCGGTGGTCGGGGGCGGTGGGCTCGTCCAGCTCCCGGCGCTCCTGCTCGTCCCGGGTATCACGCCGATCCAGGCGCTCGCGACGAACAAGCTCGCCAGCATCATGGGCACCTCGGTGAGCGCGGCGACGTACTACCGCCGCGTCGGGCCTGACCTGCGGACTGCTGGACCGATGGCGCTCGTGGCCTGTGCCGGGGCTTTCGGCGGTGCCGCGCTCGCGTCGCAGATACCTGCCGACCTGTTCACCCCGATCATCCTCACGGTGCTTGTCGGCGTCGCCGCGTACACGTGGTTCCGGCCGTCTGTCGGGAAGAGCAGCGAGCTGCGCTGGGAGGGCAACGGGCACCGCTGGGCCGCAGCCGGGATCGGGCTCGTCATCGGGGTGTACGACGGCCTCCTCGGGCCAGGCACCGGGACGTTCCTCGTCATCGCGCTCGTGAGCATCCTCGGCTACGCGTTCCTGCAGGCCTCGGCCCTCGCCAAGATCACGAACCTGGCGACGAACGCGGGCGCCCTGATCTTCTTCGTCCCGCACGGGTCGGTGATCTGGGCGCTGGGCCTGTGCATCGGCGTCGCGAACTTCTGCGGCGCCTACCTCGGCGCGCGGATGGCGGTGGCGAAGGGCAGCGGCTTCGTGCGCGTGGTGTTCCTCGTCGTCGTGTCGGCGCTCATCCTGCGGCTCGCCTGGCAGCTCGTCGTGCGCTGA
- a CDS encoding ABC transporter ATP-binding protein: MTSAEPPSPPVLVPVPTASPVATPTEYGVIAQGVRRTFGSVRAVEDVHMLARRGSVTALIGPNGSGKTTLMLMLAGLLVPDAGHIFIDGLDPVTQNYAARSRVGWMPDVFGTWDSLTAREVLETSGAAYRLPAAYAKERANELLATVHLNDLADQPAHVLSRGQKQRLGLARALVHNPSVLILDEPANGLDPRSRIELRALVRTIAATGTTVLVSSHILAELDEMVDDAVFVSNGRTVASESVAEARTAHRTWRMRAMTPEPLQAWLRSVAVPFVEQPDGSLVLQLAGEEAASRILRDSVTAGVPVVSLAPSGGALEQTYLSLDEERR; encoded by the coding sequence ATGACGAGTGCAGAGCCGCCCTCCCCACCCGTGCTCGTTCCTGTGCCCACGGCGTCACCGGTCGCGACACCGACCGAGTACGGCGTGATCGCCCAGGGCGTGCGACGGACGTTCGGGAGCGTGCGCGCCGTCGAGGACGTCCACATGCTGGCCCGGCGCGGCTCCGTCACCGCGCTCATCGGCCCCAACGGGTCGGGCAAGACGACGCTCATGCTCATGCTCGCCGGGCTGCTCGTCCCCGACGCCGGCCACATCTTCATCGACGGCCTCGACCCCGTGACGCAGAACTACGCGGCGCGCTCGCGCGTGGGCTGGATGCCCGACGTCTTCGGGACGTGGGACTCTCTCACCGCGCGCGAGGTGCTCGAGACGTCCGGCGCCGCCTACCGGCTCCCGGCGGCCTACGCCAAGGAGCGGGCCAACGAGCTCCTGGCGACCGTGCACCTCAACGACCTCGCTGACCAGCCCGCGCACGTCCTGTCGCGCGGGCAGAAGCAGCGCCTCGGCCTCGCACGAGCGCTCGTCCACAACCCGTCCGTCCTCATCCTCGACGAGCCGGCCAACGGACTCGACCCGCGCTCGCGCATCGAGCTGCGCGCCCTCGTCCGCACCATCGCCGCAACAGGCACCACCGTCCTCGTCTCGAGCCACATCCTCGCGGAGCTCGACGAGATGGTCGACGACGCCGTCTTCGTCTCGAACGGGCGCACCGTCGCCAGCGAGTCCGTCGCCGAGGCCCGCACCGCCCATCGCACCTGGCGGATGAGAGCCATGACCCCCGAGCCTCTCCAGGCGTGGCTGCGGTCGGTCGCTGTCCCGTTCGTCGAGCAGCCCGACGGTTCGCTCGTCCTCCAGCTCGCCGGCGAGGAAGCCGCGTCCCGGATCTTGCGCGACAGCGTCACCGCAGGTGTGCCCGTCGTCTCCCTCGCGCCCTCGGGCGGCGCGCTCGAACAGACCTACCTCTCCCTCGACGAGGAGCGCCGGTGA
- a CDS encoding ABC transporter permease: protein MTYPPAPTPLSGSGPYGPGSPPPAPAPGQYGAPPTGPAERGDWSLSWHGVRTVARLELTQRIRSTRWKTALVVWFVVVGGISVLISTAASFGSTYGDIKTGPLIFGLNVFFILFLGLLVTPTLSSSAINGDRNAGTLAILQVTLLTPLEITLGKLLAGWSAALAFLAVSIPFIVWAFFAGGVPVLAVVTTLALLSLVLAVVCAFSLALSSLVTKTSGSTMLSYLTVAGLAFFSFILFLLTLIPMTSEDTVRVQQASAFDSETGQVTACEWQTYETSQVHTERTWWLLAVNPFVMIADASPGGESFGENGADPLAAIRDSVREMRAGQGAPSTSCPAEISGIEQTDPSTAPVWPLGLVFYVLLGAGSVYLTVRRIRIPQRRLARGTRIA from the coding sequence GTGACCTACCCACCTGCCCCGACGCCCCTCTCCGGCTCCGGGCCCTACGGCCCGGGCTCGCCGCCGCCCGCACCGGCGCCCGGACAGTACGGTGCACCGCCCACCGGCCCAGCAGAGCGCGGCGACTGGTCGCTCTCGTGGCACGGCGTGCGCACCGTGGCACGCCTCGAGCTCACGCAACGCATCCGCTCGACCCGATGGAAGACCGCCCTCGTCGTCTGGTTCGTCGTCGTCGGCGGCATCTCGGTCCTCATCAGCACCGCCGCGTCCTTCGGGTCGACCTACGGCGACATCAAGACCGGCCCGCTGATCTTCGGTCTCAACGTCTTCTTCATCCTCTTCCTCGGGCTCCTCGTCACCCCGACGCTCAGCTCCAGCGCCATCAACGGCGACCGCAACGCAGGCACCCTCGCCATCCTCCAGGTCACGCTCCTCACACCCCTGGAGATCACGCTCGGCAAGCTTCTCGCCGGATGGTCCGCCGCGCTCGCCTTCCTCGCCGTGAGCATCCCCTTCATCGTGTGGGCGTTCTTCGCCGGCGGTGTCCCCGTCCTGGCGGTCGTGACGACGCTCGCGCTCCTCAGCCTCGTCCTCGCGGTCGTGTGCGCGTTCAGCCTCGCGCTGTCCTCTCTCGTCACCAAGACGAGCGGGTCGACGATGCTCTCCTACCTCACGGTCGCCGGGCTCGCGTTCTTCTCCTTCATCCTCTTTCTCCTCACCCTCATCCCCATGACGAGCGAGGACACGGTCCGGGTCCAGCAGGCCTCGGCCTTCGACTCCGAGACCGGACAGGTCACCGCCTGCGAGTGGCAGACCTACGAGACCAGCCAGGTGCACACCGAGCGCACCTGGTGGCTCCTCGCCGTCAACCCGTTCGTCATGATCGCCGACGCCTCGCCCGGTGGCGAGTCCTTCGGCGAGAACGGGGCCGACCCGCTCGCAGCGATCCGCGACAGCGTCCGGGAGATGCGCGCCGGCCAGGGAGCACCGAGCACCTCGTGCCCGGCCGAGATCTCCGGGATCGAGCAGACAGACCCGTCCACCGCCCCCGTGTGGCCGCTCGGGCTCGTGTTCTACGTCCTGCTCGGCGCCGGGTCCGTGTACCTCACCGTCCGTCGCATCCGGATCCCGCAGCGACGGCTCGCCCGCGGGACGCGCATCGCCTGA
- a CDS encoding DUF5063 domain-containing protein — protein MTDETTLENGAAGQVAAQDAADLRSVAAAVVPQAKRFLQTCAEVASGGAPDAAIPLLLLATSDILGAGARLGAMIDVVPSERFEPDAGEEIDLDPLRVGLAKLLEGLDEYVEVIDPVLGPDLGSASLSADLATIASALTQGLQHYDAGSSIEALWWWQFSYLSSWGERAASALRVLQLILGHLRLDVADDVAAEAEYDALQS, from the coding sequence ATGACTGACGAGACCACGCTGGAGAACGGTGCGGCGGGCCAGGTGGCCGCGCAGGACGCAGCCGACCTGCGATCCGTGGCTGCCGCCGTGGTCCCGCAGGCCAAACGGTTCCTCCAGACGTGCGCCGAGGTCGCGTCCGGCGGGGCCCCGGACGCGGCGATCCCGCTGCTGCTCCTCGCGACGTCGGACATCCTCGGTGCTGGTGCCCGCCTGGGCGCGATGATCGACGTGGTCCCCTCCGAGCGGTTCGAGCCGGACGCGGGCGAGGAGATCGACCTCGACCCGTTGCGTGTTGGCCTGGCGAAGCTGCTCGAGGGTCTCGACGAGTACGTCGAGGTCATCGACCCGGTGCTCGGCCCCGACCTCGGGAGCGCGAGCCTCTCGGCCGACCTCGCGACCATCGCGTCGGCCCTGACCCAAGGGCTCCAGCACTACGACGCCGGGAGCTCGATCGAGGCCCTGTGGTGGTGGCAGTTCTCGTACCTGTCGTCGTGGGGCGAGCGGGCGGCGAGCGCGCTGCGCGTCCTCCAGCTCATCCTCGGGCACCTGCGCCTCGACGTCGCCGACGATGTCGCCGCCGAGGCGGAGTACGACGCGCTCCAGTCCTGA
- the recR gene encoding recombination mediator RecR, whose protein sequence is MYEGVVQDLIDELGLLPGIGPKSAQRIAFHLLAADGGDVRRLVDALTEVKARVRFCEICGNVAESEECRVCRDPRRSTAVICVVEEPKDVVAVERTREFRGRYHVLGGAINPIDNVGPDDLRIKELLTRLADGVVQEVILAMDPNVEGEATATYLARLLGPMGLRVTRLASGLPVGGDLEYADEVTLGRAFEGRRVVGG, encoded by the coding sequence ATGTATGAAGGCGTGGTCCAGGACCTGATCGACGAGCTCGGGCTGCTGCCCGGGATCGGCCCCAAGAGTGCGCAGCGCATCGCGTTCCACCTGCTCGCGGCAGACGGTGGCGACGTCCGGCGGCTCGTGGACGCGCTCACCGAGGTGAAGGCGCGGGTCCGGTTCTGCGAGATCTGCGGCAACGTCGCAGAGTCTGAGGAGTGCCGCGTGTGCCGCGACCCTCGCCGCTCGACCGCGGTCATCTGCGTGGTCGAGGAGCCCAAGGACGTCGTCGCTGTCGAGCGCACGCGAGAGTTCCGCGGGCGGTACCACGTGCTCGGCGGAGCGATCAACCCGATCGACAACGTGGGACCTGACGACCTGCGGATCAAGGAGCTCCTCACGCGCCTCGCCGACGGCGTGGTGCAAGAGGTCATCCTCGCGATGGACCCGAACGTCGAGGGGGAGGCCACGGCCACCTACCTCGCCCGCCTGCTCGGCCCGATGGGGTTGCGCGTGACGCGCCTCGCGTCCGGCCTGCCTGTCGGTGGCGACCTCGAGTACGCCGACGAGGTCACGCTCGGGCGGGCCTTCGAAGGCCGCAGGGTCGTCGGCGGCTGA
- a CDS encoding DNA polymerase III subunit gamma and tau has translation MSTALYRRYRPENFAEVIGQEHVTGPLMQALRSDRVNHAYLFSGPRGCGKTTSARILARILNCARNTPQSPTDTPCGECESCIDLARGGPGSLDVVEIDAASHGGVDDARELRERATFSPSRDRFKIFILDEAHMVTAQGFNALLKIVEEPPEYLKFIFATTEPDKVIGTIRSRTHHYPFRLVAPETLQAYLGDLCASEGISVGSGVLPLVVRAGGGSVRDSLSVLDQLMAGAQDATLDYERAVSLLGYTHVTLLDDVVEALAARDGAVMFRVVDHVVSTGHEPRRFVEDLLERLRDLIVLSVSGDAAQAVLRSVPADQMARMMTQATNLGATELSRSADVVNAALSEMSGATSPRLHLELLCARLLLPAVDDSLSGVGARLDRLERGVVHAPVQQAVAPAVRAQAEPVPAAPAPPAAGPVERAPVPAAPAAAAAPAAPAAPRQDEEVPAAHPMREPAEHAPVAPAAGRAADARVESSPSVPAPSAAPAPAPTQAQAQAAAAGMGSAASTEMLRRRWPEVLDTLSRLRKATWALVSQNAQVADLTDTTLYLTFASAGLATAFRSSPGAELVQRAVRETLGFDVRVEGGLEEQVRGAGGPSGRGASSGGATAAPGAGPESAPGAGSGSPVGRIAGVDPAAAAASWDAPARPASGAAPAPVAGPSSAAQPPQTSAPQGPGAVVRPGATHPGEVGSGPSHAGRARPSAGGPSEFGEEPPDDFDPGHEPPPEPERESPRQAAERRVARSRREEMARTQVVDDPQPDDEDLASSGLVGAPLVVQMLGGVVVDDIINSGS, from the coding sequence GTGAGCACAGCCCTGTACCGCCGATACCGTCCTGAGAACTTCGCCGAGGTGATCGGTCAGGAGCACGTGACGGGTCCGCTCATGCAGGCTCTGCGTTCCGACCGCGTGAACCACGCCTACCTCTTCTCCGGTCCGCGGGGCTGCGGAAAGACGACGTCGGCCCGCATCCTCGCCCGGATCCTCAACTGCGCGCGCAACACACCGCAGTCGCCGACCGACACCCCGTGCGGCGAGTGCGAGTCGTGCATCGACCTGGCCCGCGGCGGGCCAGGGAGCCTCGACGTCGTCGAGATCGACGCCGCGAGCCACGGTGGTGTGGACGACGCCCGCGAGCTGCGCGAGCGCGCCACCTTCAGCCCGTCGCGCGACCGCTTCAAGATCTTCATCCTCGACGAGGCCCACATGGTCACGGCGCAGGGCTTCAACGCGCTGCTCAAGATCGTCGAAGAGCCGCCGGAGTACCTCAAGTTCATCTTCGCGACGACGGAGCCGGACAAGGTCATCGGCACCATCCGGTCGCGGACCCACCACTACCCCTTCCGGCTGGTGGCACCCGAGACCCTCCAGGCGTACCTCGGCGATCTCTGCGCGAGCGAAGGGATCTCGGTCGGGTCCGGCGTGCTGCCGCTCGTCGTGCGTGCCGGTGGCGGCTCCGTCCGCGACTCGTTGTCCGTCCTCGACCAGCTCATGGCCGGCGCCCAGGACGCGACCCTCGACTACGAGCGGGCCGTCTCGCTCCTCGGCTACACGCACGTGACCTTGCTCGACGACGTCGTCGAGGCGCTCGCCGCACGCGACGGCGCGGTGATGTTCCGCGTGGTCGACCACGTCGTCTCGACCGGGCATGAGCCCCGACGGTTCGTCGAGGACCTCCTCGAGCGGCTGCGCGACCTCATCGTCCTGTCTGTCTCCGGCGACGCGGCCCAGGCGGTGCTCCGCAGCGTCCCGGCGGACCAGATGGCCCGGATGATGACGCAGGCGACGAACCTCGGTGCGACCGAGCTCTCGCGGTCGGCCGACGTGGTCAACGCCGCCCTGTCCGAGATGAGCGGCGCAACCTCGCCGCGTCTGCACCTCGAGCTCCTGTGCGCTCGCCTGCTCCTCCCGGCCGTCGACGACTCCCTGTCGGGCGTCGGAGCGCGTCTCGACCGGCTCGAGCGTGGTGTCGTCCACGCGCCGGTGCAGCAGGCCGTCGCGCCCGCCGTCCGGGCGCAGGCCGAGCCTGTCCCGGCCGCACCAGCACCGCCCGCAGCAGGTCCTGTCGAACGGGCGCCTGTCCCGGCTGCGCCTGCCGCAGCAGCTGCGCCAGCCGCGCCTGCTGCGCCTCGCCAGGACGAGGAGGTGCCCGCGGCGCACCCCATGCGCGAGCCCGCGGAGCACGCGCCGGTGGCGCCTGCTGCCGGTCGAGCAGCAGACGCACGTGTCGAGAGCTCGCCCTCGGTCCCAGCACCCAGCGCGGCACCGGCACCGGCACCGACGCAGGCGCAGGCGCAGGCGGCTGCGGCCGGTATGGGGAGCGCTGCGAGCACGGAGATGCTGCGCCGTCGCTGGCCAGAGGTGCTGGACACGTTGAGCAGGCTCCGGAAGGCGACGTGGGCGCTCGTGAGCCAGAACGCTCAGGTAGCGGACCTCACGGACACCACGCTCTACCTGACCTTCGCGTCGGCCGGTCTGGCGACAGCCTTCCGCAGCAGCCCCGGCGCCGAGCTCGTCCAGCGGGCTGTCCGGGAGACGCTCGGTTTCGACGTCCGTGTCGAGGGCGGCCTAGAAGAGCAGGTCCGCGGAGCGGGCGGGCCCAGCGGTCGGGGGGCTTCCTCTGGCGGAGCGACCGCGGCTCCCGGGGCAGGACCGGAGAGTGCTCCTGGGGCTGGGTCTGGCAGCCCTGTCGGCCGGATCGCGGGAGTCGACCCCGCAGCGGCTGCCGCGTCGTGGGACGCACCGGCGCGGCCGGCGAGCGGTGCGGCACCGGCGCCCGTGGCAGGCCCGTCGTCCGCAGCACAGCCGCCGCAGACGTCCGCGCCCCAGGGCCCCGGAGCCGTTGTGCGACCAGGGGCTACGCACCCGGGCGAGGTCGGCTCAGGGCCGTCGCACGCAGGACGGGCACGCCCGTCCGCAGGCGGCCCGAGCGAGTTCGGTGAAGAACCACCAGACGACTTCGACCCAGGGCACGAGCCCCCGCCGGAGCCGGAGCGCGAGAGCCCGCGCCAGGCGGCGGAACGTCGCGTCGCGCGCTCTCGGCGTGAAGAGATGGCTCGCACCCAGGTGGTCGACGACCCGCAGCCGGACGACGAAGACCTCGCGTCGTCGGGCCTCGTCGGTGCGCCGCTCGTCGTGCAGATGCTCGGGGGAGTGGTCGTCGACGACATCATCAACAGCGGCAGCTGA
- a CDS encoding methionine ABC transporter permease — protein MNRDWTFLSPILVEALGDTLYMVSVSMLVGGVVGLLLGLGLYVARTGNLLSNGPVFAVLNVLVNIVRPIPFIIFLAAIAPVTREVMGSTLGTTAVIFPMSIVAAFAFSRIVEQNLVALDPGVIEAARAMGASRLRIIWSVLIPEALAPLVLGYTFLFVGVIDMSAMAGLVGGGGLGDFAIRYGYQKFNWEVTFVSLGVIIVIVQLAQLLGNRLARKALHR, from the coding sequence ATGAACCGCGACTGGACCTTCCTCAGCCCGATCCTCGTCGAGGCACTGGGCGACACGCTCTACATGGTCTCCGTGAGCATGCTCGTCGGCGGCGTCGTGGGGCTGCTCCTCGGGCTCGGGCTCTACGTCGCACGGACGGGGAACCTGCTCTCGAACGGTCCCGTCTTCGCTGTGCTCAACGTGCTCGTCAACATCGTCCGACCCATCCCGTTCATCATCTTCCTCGCCGCGATCGCGCCGGTGACGCGCGAGGTCATGGGGTCGACGCTCGGGACCACCGCCGTCATCTTCCCCATGTCGATCGTCGCGGCCTTCGCGTTCTCGCGGATCGTCGAGCAGAACCTCGTCGCCCTCGACCCGGGCGTCATCGAGGCAGCGCGGGCGATGGGTGCCTCGCGGCTGCGGATCATCTGGTCGGTGCTCATCCCCGAGGCGCTCGCGCCGCTCGTCCTCGGGTACACGTTCCTCTTCGTCGGTGTCATCGACATGTCGGCGATGGCTGGCCTCGTGGGCGGTGGCGGTCTGGGTGACTTCGCCATCCGGTACGGGTACCAGAAGTTCAACTGGGAGGTCACGTTCGTCTCGCTCGGTGTGATCATCGTCATCGTCCAGCTCGCCCAGCTCCTCGGGAACCGTCTGGCGCGCAAGGCTCTGCACCGGTGA
- a CDS encoding methionine ABC transporter ATP-binding protein produces MSVGTPAIVRFSGVTKSFATRSGEVRAVDGVTLDIHQGEIFGVIGYSGAGKSTLVRLINALEIASSGTIEVDGRTITGLSEGSLRSVRAGIGMIFQQFNLLTSRTVAGNVAYALEVAGWSRARRTARVAELLEFVGIAEKARQYPGQLSGGQKQRVGIARALATNPRILLADEATSALDPDTTQDVLALLKKVNHDLGITVVVITHEMDVVKSICDRVAVMERGTVVELGDVYSVFANPRHRATRRFVESSIKDRPTSDVLERLRHRHPGRLITVSVHEDGTSGGRITDVLAEHRVQGTIIFGGISEVTERPFGSLTWELEGAAADVERAVVRLQGYTRVVDLGTAEHPLVDPDLDPGTGSTPSDGQDGGQDGGTAELAALTTDAENAAQVGGLSFFGGHLNPFAPFRRGNR; encoded by the coding sequence ATGAGCGTCGGAACGCCCGCGATCGTGAGATTCAGCGGGGTCACCAAGTCGTTCGCGACCCGCTCCGGCGAGGTGCGCGCTGTCGACGGCGTGACCCTCGACATCCACCAGGGCGAGATCTTCGGGGTGATCGGCTACTCCGGAGCAGGCAAGTCCACCCTGGTCCGGCTCATCAACGCGCTCGAGATCGCGAGCAGCGGCACCATCGAGGTCGACGGCCGCACGATCACGGGCCTCTCCGAGGGCAGCCTGCGCAGCGTCCGGGCCGGCATCGGGATGATCTTCCAGCAGTTCAACCTCCTCACCTCCCGGACGGTGGCCGGCAACGTGGCCTACGCGCTCGAGGTCGCCGGGTGGTCCAGGGCGCGGCGCACGGCGCGCGTCGCGGAGCTCCTCGAGTTCGTCGGGATCGCGGAGAAGGCACGCCAGTACCCCGGCCAGCTCTCGGGCGGGCAGAAGCAACGCGTGGGCATCGCACGCGCGCTCGCGACGAACCCGCGCATCCTCCTGGCCGACGAAGCGACGAGCGCCCTCGACCCGGACACCACCCAGGACGTCTTGGCGCTCCTCAAGAAGGTCAACCACGACCTCGGCATCACCGTCGTCGTCATCACGCACGAGATGGACGTCGTGAAGTCGATCTGCGACCGCGTCGCCGTCATGGAGCGAGGCACGGTGGTCGAGCTCGGTGACGTCTACTCCGTGTTCGCGAACCCGCGGCACCGCGCCACCCGGCGCTTCGTCGAGTCGTCCATCAAGGACCGGCCGACGTCCGACGTGCTGGAACGCCTGCGGCACCGGCACCCCGGGCGCCTCATCACGGTGTCTGTCCACGAGGACGGCACGTCCGGCGGTCGGATCACCGACGTGCTGGCCGAGCACCGCGTGCAGGGGACCATCATCTTCGGGGGGATCAGCGAGGTGACCGAGCGCCCCTTCGGTTCCCTCACGTGGGAGCTGGAGGGTGCGGCCGCGGACGTCGAGCGTGCCGTGGTCCGGCTGCAGGGGTACACCCGGGTCGTCGACCTCGGGACGGCCGAGCACCCGCTCGTCGACCCGGACCTCGACCCGGGGACGGGCTCGACCCCGTCGGATGGGCAGGACGGAGGCCAGGACGGCGGCACGGCGGAGCTCGCTGCGCTGACCACGGACGCGGAGAACGCAGCCCAGGTGGGCGGGCTCTCGTTCTTCGGCGGTCACCTCAACCCGTTCGCACCGTTCCGCAGGGGGAACCGATGA
- a CDS encoding MetQ/NlpA family ABC transporter substrate-binding protein translates to MTRTNRFPRAFSALAVAGALALGLSACGADEQETGTGDTDAPIKIGVVNSADDQWTIFQEKAEAAGIAVDVIDLGDYTLPNPALTQGELDLNQFQHLQFLAEYNVNSDEDLTPIGATAVYPLSLFSTKHDSVDDIPEGAEIAIPNDPTNLARALLVLQEAGLIELADGGSSSSTEADVLDSSRVSVIPVDATQTATNLESIDGAVVNNDFIKDASLDPENALFSDNAESEGALPYINVWVSRAEDKDNETFHELVEISHDAEVEAALQEAAGGSAFIANQDEAELADILAGIEDSLRNG, encoded by the coding sequence ATGACCCGCACGAACCGCTTCCCCCGGGCGTTCAGCGCCCTCGCCGTCGCCGGAGCCCTCGCGCTCGGCCTGAGCGCCTGCGGCGCCGACGAGCAGGAGACCGGCACCGGTGACACCGACGCGCCGATCAAGATCGGCGTCGTGAACTCCGCGGACGACCAGTGGACGATCTTCCAGGAGAAGGCCGAGGCCGCCGGCATCGCTGTCGACGTCATCGACCTCGGCGACTACACGCTCCCGAACCCTGCCCTCACACAGGGCGAGCTCGACCTCAACCAGTTCCAGCACCTGCAGTTCCTCGCCGAGTACAACGTCAACTCGGACGAGGACCTCACCCCGATCGGTGCGACCGCGGTCTACCCCCTGAGCCTCTTCTCGACGAAGCACGACTCCGTGGACGACATCCCCGAGGGCGCCGAGATCGCGATCCCGAACGACCCCACCAACCTCGCACGAGCGCTCCTCGTGCTGCAGGAGGCCGGCCTCATCGAGCTCGCGGACGGCGGCTCGTCCTCGTCCACCGAGGCGGACGTCCTCGACAGCTCGCGCGTCTCTGTCATCCCGGTCGACGCGACCCAGACGGCGACGAACCTCGAGAGCATCGACGGTGCCGTGGTGAACAACGACTTCATCAAGGACGCGAGCCTCGACCCAGAGAACGCCCTCTTCTCGGACAACGCCGAGAGCGAGGGGGCGCTCCCGTACATCAACGTCTGGGTCTCGCGCGCCGAGGACAAGGACAACGAGACGTTCCACGAGCTCGTCGAGATCTCGCACGACGCCGAGGTCGAGGCAGCCCTCCAGGAGGCTGCGGGCGGCAGCGCGTTCATCGCGAACCAGGACGAAGCAGAGCTCGCTGACATCCTCGCGGGCATCGAAGACAGCCTGCGCAACGGCTGA